From Candidatus Nitricoxidivorans perseverans, the proteins below share one genomic window:
- a CDS encoding TonB-dependent receptor: MTKRTLIVPILGLCHVLSVQAHADEKLEQLLSLSLEELMAIKVTISTNTRQSLSRAPSVISVITAEDVRATGADNLMDILQAVPGIYVKTNLFGFKPLITFRGASGANVLLMVNGAPAKDLVWSPGIFWKGMPANMIERIEIIRGPGSALFGSDASAGVINVITKTAGKIEQSEAGVRAGSFGSRAAWVRHGTQWNGLDIAFTADVSHTDGHDPYIARARSDTAGNAEYAWDNTDLHLSVGKGNWRMLADHTRHGNVQIGLTGAAVLDPRTRANDRQANLALFYDNPEFAPDWGLNAELRYRDIEYSSGNGFWEGIAGTVNLNQMDSSERRLNFEASTTYSGFRNHALRMGGGLQIQDLYAFSQYWDGVPKPLDAPQKRRTGYVFLQDIWSLARDWELTAGVRYDRYSDFGGTLNPRLALVWQATDRLTAKLMYGQAFRAPSYLELHLTTSANPPNPGLKPERSKTWEGSLSWLASRDLRLGVNLYDFERTQVIAPEVPSPYRFQNFDRFVTRGIELEAQWQATRALRLSGNLSHMKSEDVTSPLRDASIPMTQAYLRADWAFLPKWNWNLQAKWFDSRPLKPGDARSPLGSFALADTTVRYLHDREWEFAASIRNLFDKDAREYSSTSLWNNLPLPGRNFYGEVRYKF; the protein is encoded by the coding sequence ATGACAAAACGCACTCTCATCGTACCGATCCTTGGTCTGTGCCATGTGCTTTCCGTCCAAGCGCATGCCGACGAGAAGCTGGAGCAGTTGCTGTCATTGAGCCTGGAAGAGTTGATGGCGATAAAAGTCACCATCTCCACCAATACCAGGCAAAGCCTCTCCAGGGCGCCCTCCGTGATTTCGGTCATCACGGCGGAAGACGTCAGGGCCACCGGCGCGGACAATCTCATGGATATCCTGCAAGCCGTACCGGGCATCTACGTCAAGACCAATCTGTTCGGCTTCAAGCCGCTGATCACCTTCCGCGGCGCTTCCGGCGCCAATGTGCTGCTGATGGTGAACGGCGCGCCCGCCAAGGATCTGGTGTGGTCGCCCGGCATCTTCTGGAAGGGAATGCCGGCGAACATGATCGAGCGCATCGAGATCATCCGCGGCCCCGGTTCCGCCCTGTTCGGCTCGGACGCCTCCGCCGGCGTGATCAATGTCATCACGAAAACCGCTGGAAAGATCGAGCAATCCGAGGCCGGCGTGCGGGCCGGCAGCTTCGGCAGCCGGGCGGCCTGGGTGCGGCACGGCACGCAGTGGAACGGGCTCGACATCGCCTTTACGGCGGATGTGTCGCACACCGACGGCCACGATCCCTACATCGCCCGGGCGAGGAGCGACACCGCCGGGAACGCCGAGTACGCCTGGGACAACACGGACCTGCACCTGTCCGTCGGCAAGGGGAACTGGCGCATGCTGGCCGATCACACGCGGCACGGCAACGTCCAGATCGGCCTGACTGGCGCCGCCGTCCTCGACCCGCGGACCCGGGCGAATGATCGCCAGGCCAATCTGGCGCTGTTCTACGACAACCCGGAGTTTGCGCCGGACTGGGGGCTCAACGCCGAACTGCGCTATCGGGACATCGAATACAGCTCGGGCAACGGTTTCTGGGAGGGCATCGCGGGCACCGTCAACCTGAATCAGATGGACTCGTCGGAGCGCCGCCTGAATTTCGAGGCCAGTACTACCTACAGCGGCTTCCGGAACCATGCGCTGCGTATGGGCGGCGGCTTGCAGATACAGGATCTGTACGCGTTCAGCCAATATTGGGACGGGGTGCCGAAACCCCTGGACGCGCCGCAAAAGCGCAGGACCGGCTATGTATTCCTTCAGGATATCTGGAGCCTCGCCAGGGACTGGGAATTGACGGCGGGGGTGCGCTACGACCGGTATTCCGATTTCGGCGGCACGCTCAATCCCCGCCTGGCGCTGGTCTGGCAGGCCACGGACCGGCTCACGGCGAAGCTGATGTATGGGCAGGCGTTCAGGGCACCCTCCTATCTGGAGCTTCATCTCACGACCTCCGCCAACCCGCCCAATCCCGGCCTGAAGCCGGAGCGGTCGAAAACCTGGGAGGGCTCGCTTTCCTGGCTGGCCTCGCGGGATCTCAGGCTGGGCGTGAACCTGTACGATTTCGAGCGCACGCAGGTCATCGCGCCGGAAGTGCCGTCGCCGTACAGATTCCAGAATTTCGATCGCTTCGTCACGCGCGGCATCGAACTGGAGGCCCAGTGGCAGGCAACCCGCGCGCTGCGCCTGTCCGGCAACCTGTCGCACATGAAGAGCGAGGACGTCACGTCACCCTTGCGCGACGCGTCGATCCCCATGACGCAGGCCTATCTGCGCGCGGACTGGGCATTCCTGCCGAAGTGGAACTGGAACCTCCAGGCCAAATGGTTCGACAGCCGGCCCCTCAAGCCCGGCGATGCGCGTTCGCCATTGGGTTCCTTTGCGCTGGCGGACACCACGGTCCGATACCTGCACGACAGGGAATGGGAGTTCGCGGCATCCATCCGCAATCTGTTCGACAAGGATGCGCGGGAATACTCGAGCACGTCGCTCTGGAACAACCTGCCGCTTCCCGGGCGCAATTTCTACGGGGAAGTACGGTACAAGTTTTAG
- a CDS encoding spermidine/putrescine ABC transporter substrate-binding protein — MRLAWLVLLLVAGLARAEGVLHLYNWNNYISDETLRRFERRCGCRVKQDYYSDNEEMLAKLEAGAVGYDLLVPTGNAVESLIRRGALRTLDKPRLPNLGNVKPEFRDPWFDPGNRHSAPYATTVTLIGVNAGKMRDLGLPTDTWALIFEPRHLEKIKGRVTVLNSQRELMAAAMKYLGHSAQSRDPAQWEEAKRLILRAKPYWATFSNSTYIKDLAIGNIWVAHGYSNDMFRAREDAKAAGRPFTIDFTTPKEGAVLAVDSFVIHKSGARPDLAHRFIDFMLEGENAADVSNLIGAGNTNAAAMPHIRPEIAAEPAIFPPPETLPKLEMLRDFDPKLRRSLSRMWTEIKVR, encoded by the coding sequence GTGAGGCTCGCCTGGCTCGTCCTGCTGCTCGTGGCCGGGCTCGCCCGCGCCGAGGGCGTGCTCCACCTGTATAACTGGAACAACTACATCTCCGACGAGACGCTACGGCGCTTCGAGCGGCGTTGCGGCTGCCGCGTGAAGCAGGACTACTACTCGGACAACGAGGAGATGCTGGCCAAGCTGGAGGCCGGCGCGGTCGGCTACGACCTGCTGGTGCCGACGGGCAACGCCGTCGAATCGCTGATCCGGCGCGGCGCGCTGCGCACGCTCGACAAGCCGCGGCTGCCCAACCTCGGCAACGTCAAGCCGGAATTCCGCGACCCATGGTTCGATCCCGGCAACCGCCATTCGGCGCCCTACGCCACCACGGTGACGCTGATCGGCGTCAACGCCGGGAAGATGCGGGATCTGGGGCTGCCCACGGACACCTGGGCGCTGATCTTCGAGCCGAGGCACCTTGAGAAGATCAAGGGCCGGGTGACGGTGCTCAACTCGCAGCGCGAGCTGATGGCGGCGGCGATGAAATACCTCGGCCACTCGGCGCAGTCGCGCGACCCGGCGCAATGGGAGGAGGCCAAGCGCCTGATCCTGCGCGCCAAGCCGTACTGGGCGACCTTTTCCAACAGCACCTACATCAAGGACCTGGCCATCGGCAACATCTGGGTCGCCCACGGCTACAGCAACGACATGTTCCGGGCGCGGGAGGACGCGAAGGCGGCGGGTCGGCCATTCACGATCGACTTCACGACGCCGAAGGAGGGGGCGGTGCTGGCCGTCGACAGCTTCGTGATCCACAAATCCGGCGCGCGGCCCGACCTCGCGCACCGGTTCATCGACTTCATGCTCGAAGGCGAAAACGCGGCCGACGTCTCGAACCTGATCGGCGCGGGCAACACCAACGCGGCGGCGATGCCGCACATCCGGCCGGAAATCGCCGCAGAGCCCGCCATCTTTCCGCCGCCGGAGACGCTTCCGAAACTCGAAATGCTGCGCGACTTCGACCCGAAGCTGCGCCGCAGCCTTTCGCGCATGTGGACGGAGATCAAGGTGCGATGA
- a CDS encoding ABC transporter permease, which translates to MKRSAFWLWSASLAVYAFLYIPLAVVVLFSFNDSMLNAQWVGFTLDWYGKLLGDGEMLRAAANSLLIALLSSSISTVLGAMAGLAMHRYRFRWLPLLVLTPVAMPEILLGVSLLLFFRQSLDLTLGFLSILIAHTTFSIGFVAVIVRARLAGMDESIFEAARDLGASPWLTFRRITLPLILPALVAGFLMSFTLSIDDFVITFFVAGVGVTTLPLQIYSMIKVAVTPEVNAVSTLLMALTLTLIFFASRFAPDVLKERG; encoded by the coding sequence GTGAAGCGATCCGCATTCTGGCTGTGGAGCGCGTCTCTCGCGGTGTATGCCTTCCTCTACATTCCGCTCGCGGTCGTCGTGCTGTTCTCCTTCAACGACTCCATGCTCAACGCGCAGTGGGTCGGCTTCACGCTCGACTGGTACGGAAAACTCCTCGGCGACGGGGAGATGCTGCGCGCCGCGGCCAACTCGCTGCTGATCGCGCTGCTCTCCTCCTCGATCTCGACGGTGCTGGGCGCCATGGCGGGGCTCGCCATGCACCGCTACCGGTTCCGCTGGCTGCCGCTGCTGGTGCTCACGCCGGTGGCCATGCCGGAGATACTGCTCGGCGTCTCGCTGCTGCTCTTCTTCCGCCAGTCGCTCGACCTCACGCTCGGCTTCCTCTCCATCCTCATCGCGCACACCACCTTCTCGATCGGCTTCGTCGCCGTGATCGTGCGCGCGCGGCTGGCCGGCATGGACGAAAGCATCTTCGAGGCGGCGCGCGACCTCGGCGCCTCGCCATGGCTGACCTTCCGCCGCATCACCCTGCCCCTGATCCTGCCTGCGCTCGTGGCGGGATTCCTGATGAGCTTCACGCTCAGCATCGACGACTTCGTCATCACCTTCTTCGTCGCCGGCGTCGGCGTCACCACCCTTCCCTTGCAGATCTACTCGATGATCAAGGTCGCGGTGACGCCCGAGGTGAACGCCGTGTCGACGCTGCTGATGGCGCTGACGCTGACGCTGATCTTCTTCGCCAGCCGTTTCGCGCCAGATGTGCTGAAGGAGCGGGGGTGA
- a CDS encoding ABC transporter permease, whose translation MAKWFVTLPPTLFLLAFFLAPALIVVAAGFREPGEFGGLAPFAAPSTEAYRFLLGDAIYAEIFARSFLVAGLSTLICVVLAYPLAWLIAKSPKKRRDLLVLLVILPFASNFLVRIYAWIMLLGPAGLLYTPFAVIVGMVYVHLPFMILPLYINLEKHDPALLEAAQDLGASAWTRFWRVTFPLSLPGIFSGSALVFIPVLGMFAVPELLGGTGDLLIGNLIKEQFLDNRDWPLGSALSILLTVAVLALAGLTAWAARRGLHGTEAVS comes from the coding sequence GTGGCTAAGTGGTTCGTCACCCTGCCACCGACGCTGTTCCTGCTGGCCTTCTTCCTGGCCCCGGCGCTGATCGTCGTCGCGGCGGGCTTCCGCGAGCCGGGCGAGTTCGGCGGGCTCGCGCCCTTCGCCGCGCCCTCGACAGAGGCCTACCGCTTCCTGCTCGGCGACGCGATCTACGCGGAAATCTTCGCCCGCTCTTTCCTCGTCGCCGGCCTCTCCACGCTGATCTGCGTCGTGCTGGCCTACCCGCTGGCCTGGCTGATCGCGAAGAGTCCGAAAAAGCGCCGCGACCTGCTGGTGCTGCTCGTCATCCTGCCCTTCGCGAGCAACTTCCTCGTGCGCATCTACGCCTGGATCATGCTGCTCGGGCCGGCGGGCCTGCTCTACACGCCCTTCGCGGTGATCGTCGGCATGGTCTATGTGCACCTGCCCTTCATGATTCTGCCGCTCTACATCAACCTCGAAAAGCACGATCCCGCCCTGCTCGAAGCCGCGCAGGACCTCGGCGCTTCCGCCTGGACGCGCTTCTGGCGCGTCACCTTCCCGCTCTCGCTGCCGGGCATCTTCTCCGGCTCGGCGCTGGTGTTCATCCCCGTGCTCGGCATGTTCGCCGTACCGGAGCTGCTCGGCGGCACCGGCGACCTCCTGATCGGCAACCTCATCAAGGAGCAGTTCCTCGACAACCGCGACTGGCCGCTCGGCTCGGCGCTCTCGATCCTGCTGACCGTCGCGGTGTTGGCGCTCGCCGGCCTCACCGCCTGGGCGGCGCGGCGCGGACTGCACGGCACTGAGGCAGTATCGTGA
- a CDS encoding ABC transporter ATP-binding protein encodes MALLELKNLTRRFGSLEAVKDVSLSIGAGEFFTLLGPSGCGKTTILRMIAGFDAPDEGDILLDGVSLAGIPPEKRPLHTVFQSYALFPHMTVAGNVAFPLEMAGSPKDEIRRRVAETLALVHLDDKACSFPNELSGGQKQRVALARGLVNKPRLLLLDEPLGALDAKLRVEMQGDLIALQREVGITFVFVTHSQQEALALAHRIAVMREGHVEQCDEPDKLYTQPANRFVADFIGKCNLIEVEVKAASKVLLHLAAPGLGDIEATDPRPLKPGERGAFALRPELIRVFGHRESADLKNRFEGRVKALLYLGDVTHYKIELANGFLLEALMPNAAPGRAKFHEVGDPVAVCWRQDAGVFLRG; translated from the coding sequence ATGGCGCTCCTGGAACTGAAGAACCTCACGCGCCGCTTCGGCAGCCTCGAAGCGGTCAAGGATGTCTCGCTGTCGATCGGGGCCGGCGAGTTCTTCACTCTGCTCGGCCCCTCGGGCTGCGGAAAGACCACCATCCTGCGCATGATCGCCGGCTTCGACGCGCCGGACGAGGGCGACATCCTGCTCGACGGCGTTTCGCTCGCCGGCATCCCGCCGGAGAAGCGGCCCCTGCACACGGTGTTCCAGAGCTACGCGCTCTTCCCGCACATGACGGTCGCCGGCAACGTCGCATTTCCGCTGGAAATGGCGGGAAGTCCGAAGGACGAGATCAGGCGGCGCGTGGCCGAGACCCTGGCCCTGGTACATCTCGATGACAAGGCCTGCAGTTTTCCAAACGAGCTGTCCGGCGGACAGAAGCAGCGCGTGGCGCTCGCGCGCGGGCTGGTGAACAAGCCGCGCCTACTGCTGCTCGACGAGCCGCTCGGCGCGCTCGACGCCAAGCTGCGCGTCGAGATGCAGGGCGACCTGATCGCGCTCCAGCGCGAGGTCGGCATCACCTTCGTCTTCGTCACCCACTCGCAGCAGGAGGCGCTCGCGCTCGCGCACCGCATCGCCGTGATGCGCGAGGGACATGTCGAGCAGTGCGACGAACCGGACAAGCTCTACACCCAGCCCGCCAACCGCTTCGTCGCCGACTTCATCGGAAAATGCAACCTGATCGAGGTCGAGGTGAAGGCGGCGAGCAAGGTGCTGCTGCACCTCGCCGCGCCGGGGCTGGGCGACATCGAGGCCACCGACCCGCGGCCGCTCAAGCCAGGCGAACGCGGCGCCTTCGCGCTGCGACCCGAACTGATCCGCGTGTTCGGCCACCGGGAATCGGCCGACCTCAAGAACCGCTTCGAGGGCCGCGTCAAGGCGCTGCTGTACCTCGGCGACGTGACGCACTACAAGATCGAACTCGCCAACGGCTTCCTCCTCGAGGCGCTGATGCCCAACGCGGCGCCGGGGCGCGCCAAGTTCCATGAGGTCGGCGACCCGGTCGCCGTCTGCTGGCGGCAGGACGCGGGGGTATTCCTCCGTGGCTAA
- a CDS encoding sodium:solute symporter family protein, translated as MLLWFVVLYLMVSVGIGLFAATRVHNAKDFAVAGRSLPLPVVTATVFATWFGAEAVFGVSATFVKEGLGGVVADPFGSSLCLILAGILFSRYLYKLNILTLGDFYRMRYNRMVEVLTTICIVASYLGWVAAQIKALGLIFYVVTDGAVAQETGMILGAAIVLTYTFFGGMFSVAILDFVQMAVSMGGLLFIAWIVSGKVSGDAAGGAAGAAAVIDHARLAGKLDFFPEPDPLKWITFLGAWITMMLGSIPQQDVFQRVTSAKSAKIALGGSILGASIYFCFTFVPMFIAYSATLIDPALFADILERDSQLVLPILVLQHTPLAAQVLFFGAVLSAIMSCSSATLLAPSVTFAENVVRGFYPHMGDHRFLWVMRGCLVGFTGLVLAFALNSESSIFKMVENAYKVTLAGAFVPLIAGILWKRATTQGALMATFGGLISWLLIEVLIGEESPVPPQLIGLLISAAGMAAGSLLPQWVGHKTPGRPLHELQHHVAAETHHVAEHPHHH; from the coding sequence ATGCTGCTCTGGTTCGTCGTCCTCTACCTCATGGTTTCCGTGGGCATCGGCCTGTTCGCCGCCACCCGCGTGCACAACGCCAAGGACTTCGCCGTCGCCGGCCGCAGCCTGCCGCTGCCGGTGGTCACGGCGACGGTGTTCGCCACCTGGTTCGGCGCCGAGGCCGTATTCGGCGTCTCGGCCACGTTTGTAAAAGAGGGGTTGGGCGGCGTGGTGGCCGACCCGTTCGGCTCATCGCTGTGCCTGATCCTGGCCGGCATCCTGTTCTCGCGCTATCTGTACAAGCTCAACATCCTGACGCTCGGCGACTTCTACCGGATGCGCTACAATCGCATGGTGGAGGTGCTGACGACGATCTGCATCGTCGCCTCGTACCTGGGCTGGGTCGCAGCGCAGATCAAGGCGCTGGGGCTCATCTTCTACGTCGTCACCGACGGCGCGGTGGCGCAGGAAACGGGCATGATCCTCGGCGCGGCCATCGTGCTGACCTACACCTTCTTCGGCGGCATGTTCTCGGTGGCCATCCTCGACTTCGTGCAGATGGCCGTCAGCATGGGCGGCCTGCTGTTCATCGCCTGGATCGTCAGCGGCAAGGTCAGCGGCGACGCGGCGGGGGGCGCCGCAGGCGCGGCGGCGGTCATCGACCACGCCCGCCTCGCCGGCAAGCTGGACTTCTTCCCCGAACCCGATCCGCTCAAGTGGATCACCTTCCTCGGCGCCTGGATCACCATGATGCTCGGCTCGATCCCGCAGCAGGACGTGTTCCAGCGCGTCACCTCGGCGAAGAGCGCGAAAATCGCGCTGGGCGGTTCGATCCTGGGCGCCTCGATCTACTTCTGCTTCACCTTCGTGCCCATGTTCATCGCCTACTCGGCGACGCTGATCGATCCGGCTCTGTTCGCCGACATCCTGGAGAGGGACTCGCAGCTCGTGCTGCCGATCCTGGTGCTCCAGCACACGCCGCTCGCGGCGCAGGTACTCTTCTTCGGCGCCGTGCTCTCGGCCATCATGAGCTGCTCGTCGGCAACGCTGCTCGCGCCCTCCGTCACCTTCGCCGAGAACGTCGTGCGCGGCTTCTATCCGCACATGGGCGACCACCGCTTCCTGTGGGTGATGCGCGGTTGCCTGGTCGGCTTCACCGGCCTGGTGCTGGCCTTCGCGCTCAACTCGGAATCGTCGATCTTCAAGATGGTCGAGAACGCCTACAAGGTCACGCTCGCCGGCGCCTTCGTGCCACTCATCGCCGGCATCCTCTGGAAGCGCGCCACCACCCAGGGCGCGCTCATGGCCACCTTCGGCGGACTGATCTCCTGGCTGCTGATCGAGGTGCTGATCGGCGAGGAAAGCCCCGTGCCGCCGCAACTGATCGGCCTCCTCATCTCGGCCGCCGGCATGGCGGCCGGCTCTCTGCTGCCCCAGTGGGTCGGCCACAAGACGCCCGGCCGGCCGCTGCACGAACTCCAGCACCACGTGGCGGCGGAAACCCATCACGTGGCGGAGCATCCGCACCATCATTGA
- the ubiB gene encoding ubiquinone biosynthesis regulatory protein kinase UbiB: MRLLRLFKIVRIALRHGLDALALEHDHAGRAARLIGLPFFWRNFTGQLRAPRAVRLRLALEELGPIFVKFGQVLSTRRDLMPTDIADELAKLQDQVPPFPAEQAIAELERAYGRPVTDDGSGSGVFATFEREPVASASVAQVHFATLHDGREVAVKILRPGVKNVIGHDIALLYTLAGLLERLWADGKRLRPREVVAEFEKHLADELDLMREAANCSQLRRNFADSPLLLVPEVHWDWCTSSVMVMERMHGIPISRLDRLREAGIDLKALSRAGVEIFFTQVFRDGFFHADMHPGNILVATEGASRGKYVALDFGIVGTLTETDQRYLAINFLAFFRRDYKRVAQAHVESGWAPAETRIDDFEAAIRAVCEPIFDRPLKDISFGRVLLRLFQTSRRFNVEIQPQLVLLQKTLLNIEGLGRQLDPDLDLWLTAKPFLERWMREQVGWRGLLNHLKREAPQWAALLPELPRLLHRFLSDRSRDR, translated from the coding sequence TTGCGACTCCTGCGTCTTTTCAAGATCGTCCGCATCGCCCTTCGTCACGGCCTGGACGCGCTGGCGCTCGAACACGACCACGCCGGCCGCGCAGCGCGGCTGATCGGCCTTCCGTTCTTCTGGCGCAACTTCACCGGCCAACTGAGGGCGCCGCGCGCCGTCCGGCTGCGGCTGGCTCTGGAGGAACTGGGCCCCATCTTCGTCAAGTTTGGCCAGGTGCTCTCGACCCGCAGGGACCTCATGCCCACCGACATCGCGGACGAGTTGGCGAAGCTCCAGGACCAGGTGCCACCCTTTCCCGCGGAACAGGCGATCGCCGAGCTGGAGCGGGCCTACGGCAGGCCGGTTACGGATGACGGGAGCGGGAGCGGCGTATTTGCCACTTTCGAGCGCGAGCCGGTCGCCTCGGCTTCCGTCGCCCAGGTGCATTTCGCCACCTTGCACGATGGCCGAGAAGTGGCCGTCAAGATACTGCGGCCCGGCGTGAAAAATGTCATCGGCCACGACATCGCCCTGCTCTACACCCTCGCCGGACTGCTCGAACGGCTCTGGGCCGACGGCAAGCGGCTGCGGCCCAGGGAAGTCGTGGCGGAGTTCGAGAAGCACCTGGCCGACGAACTGGACCTGATGCGCGAGGCGGCCAATTGTTCGCAGCTGCGCCGCAATTTCGCGGACTCGCCGCTGCTCCTGGTGCCCGAGGTCCATTGGGACTGGTGCACCTCATCGGTCATGGTGATGGAGCGCATGCACGGCATTCCCATTTCGCGGCTCGACCGGCTGCGCGAAGCGGGCATCGACCTCAAGGCGCTCTCCCGCGCCGGGGTCGAAATCTTCTTCACCCAGGTGTTCCGCGACGGCTTCTTCCACGCCGACATGCATCCCGGCAACATTCTCGTGGCGACGGAAGGCGCCAGCCGCGGCAAGTACGTCGCGCTGGACTTCGGCATCGTCGGCACGCTGACCGAGACCGACCAGCGCTACCTGGCGATCAACTTCCTCGCCTTCTTCCGCCGCGACTACAAGCGCGTCGCGCAGGCCCACGTCGAATCGGGCTGGGCGCCGGCCGAAACACGCATAGACGACTTCGAGGCGGCCATCCGCGCGGTGTGCGAGCCCATCTTCGATCGTCCGCTCAAGGACATCTCCTTCGGCCGCGTGCTGCTGCGCCTGTTCCAGACCTCGCGCCGATTCAACGTCGAGATCCAGCCGCAACTCGTCCTGTTACAGAAGACCCTGCTCAACATCGAGGGGCTGGGCCGCCAGCTCGACCCCGATCTCGACCTCTGGCTGACCGCCAAGCCCTTCCTGGAGCGATGGATGCGCGAACAGGTCGGCTGGCGCGGCCTTCTCAACCACCTCAAGCGCGAAGCGCCGCAGTGGGCGGCGCTTCTGCCCGAACTGCCGCGGCTGCTGCACCGGTTTTTATCCGATCGTTCGAGGGATCGCTAA
- a CDS encoding CBS domain-containing protein, with protein sequence MAAKILSDVMTRHVDTVAPRCPISTAAWIMKDDRISSLVVVENGKGVGMLTERDIVRAMHLDLRYETPVSAVMGTPLLAVGSSMEFHAAVRLACERGVRHLVVAGGDGVPLGICTASDFRYHIDHSFYVRHRLVHEATDLEPVLVSPQSPIRDVADRLVARNVPAAIVVEGRRAVGIVSERTLTRIFAGGVDPGTPVADHMATPLRILLGDGLLDASRLMQSARRRHLVVEDEFGRAVGLLAGDRLLYLLRNDYENSAPDDRRFIERQRRADDEHLRLSLEAVEDGLWDWDIPVDRLRLSALGLDLLGCAPEAAPVFAFAEWQARVHPEDFAAAWAEIESCVEGSAAFAVDFRLRRGDGGWLWTHCRGKAVEFDADGHPRRMVGTLSDATERFRMLHALRESEGKYRSILASMAEGVMVHDADGRIVECNPAAERILGLAPSHIRGSDDAKLYPEAVQADGSPFSAEAHPAAVALRTGEPVRDVVMGVRKPDGSLSWLRVNAEPLRIDPNAAPYGVVATFSDITPFFRP encoded by the coding sequence ATGGCCGCCAAGATCCTCAGCGATGTGATGACCCGCCACGTGGATACCGTGGCGCCCCGTTGTCCCATCTCCACCGCGGCCTGGATCATGAAGGACGACCGCATTTCCTCCCTGGTGGTGGTCGAGAACGGCAAGGGGGTGGGCATGCTTACCGAACGGGACATCGTCCGGGCCATGCACCTCGACCTGAGGTATGAGACTCCGGTGTCCGCGGTGATGGGGACTCCACTGCTCGCCGTCGGCAGCAGCATGGAATTTCACGCCGCGGTCCGCCTGGCCTGCGAGCGGGGCGTTCGCCACCTGGTGGTGGCCGGCGGAGACGGCGTGCCCCTTGGCATCTGTACCGCCAGCGACTTCCGGTACCACATCGACCACAGCTTCTATGTCCGGCACCGGCTCGTGCACGAAGCGACCGATTTGGAACCCGTCCTCGTTTCGCCCCAGTCCCCGATCCGCGATGTGGCGGACCGGTTGGTGGCGCGCAACGTCCCGGCGGCGATCGTCGTCGAAGGCCGGCGCGCCGTCGGCATCGTCAGCGAGCGCACCCTGACGCGGATATTCGCCGGCGGCGTCGATCCGGGAACGCCGGTGGCCGACCACATGGCAACGCCGCTGCGCATCCTCCTCGGCGACGGATTGCTGGACGCCTCGCGGCTCATGCAGTCCGCACGGCGGCGCCACCTGGTGGTCGAAGACGAATTCGGCCGCGCCGTCGGCCTGCTGGCGGGGGATCGGCTGCTGTATCTGCTGCGAAACGATTACGAAAACTCCGCCCCGGACGACCGTCGCTTCATCGAAAGGCAGCGGCGCGCCGACGACGAACACCTGCGACTTTCCCTCGAAGCGGTGGAGGACGGCTTGTGGGACTGGGATATTCCGGTCGACCGCCTCCGCCTGAGCGCGCTCGGCCTCGACCTGCTCGGCTGCGCGCCGGAGGCTGCGCCGGTTTTCGCCTTTGCCGAATGGCAGGCGCGCGTCCATCCGGAAGATTTCGCTGCCGCCTGGGCGGAGATCGAATCCTGCGTCGAGGGGAGCGCCGCCTTTGCCGTGGATTTCCGCCTGCGCCGCGGGGATGGCGGATGGCTGTGGACCCACTGCCGGGGCAAGGCGGTGGAGTTTGACGCCGACGGCCATCCCCGCCGCATGGTGGGTACGCTCTCGGACGCGACGGAACGCTTCCGCATGCTCCATGCTCTGCGCGAAAGCGAGGGCAAGTATCGATCCATCCTGGCCTCCATGGCCGAGGGCGTGATGGTTCACGATGCCGACGGCCGCATCGTCGAGTGCAATCCCGCCGCCGAACGCATTCTCGGCCTGGCGCCGTCTCATATCCGTGGCAGCGATGACGCAAAACTGTATCCCGAAGCCGTCCAGGCCGACGGTTCGCCTTTTTCGGCCGAAGCCCATCCGGCCGCGGTGGCGCTGCGCACCGGAGAACCGGTTCGGGACGTGGTGATGGGCGTGCGAAAACCGGATGGCAGCCTGTCCTGGCTACGCGTCAATGCCGAACCGCTTCGGATCGACCCAAACGCCGCGCCGTACGGCGTCGTGGCGACATTTTCCGACATCACCCCCTTCTTCCGGCCATAG